The following proteins are co-located in the Dyadobacter chenwenxiniae genome:
- a CDS encoding translocation/assembly module TamB domain-containing protein: MLKFLKAFGNGLIVVIIFALLALGIITIALQLPSVQTWAVQRVTRDVSEKLGYPITIQKVNIKWFDVVSLEGISVKDTRQKDMIDVGRIDVNLDLNNIIENAAKEIYLDEVNVFQPNVRLAVLPQSGSLNIDGFIERINQLTAPAVPRPKNAPENNTPFIIGKSKVIDGTFRYDDPRQPRDRGARTFDYSHFELNKLNGDLRNFLVQGDTISFLARNLETVDKQTGLTMHDLKSRFLFCQKKMELKELDAHIGNSHLKDEVIFYYNRSGELGDFNHKVRMKGHLVGSRIDSKDLGLFSSYVDKLSETWRISGDFNGKVDDFMVSDMDLHFGRGSRLVGNVGFQGLPTIEGVKMDIQLSLSKVEPMDIVQYYPEWDMHEKLSKFGLTLLDGTFKGTLEDFALNASASSDMGEVAGDLVFHIADAQSTTYSGTIKTAAFKLGKLLDDEETWQELDFDGKVFGKGTELKFASTDMNATVGRIGFQHYNYKNIQLKGNIQNQYFNGQVIARDSNLIANIEGEFDLSKAQNAFDVQGVVEKANLKELGFVKEGITLRTQLNINLSGNTLDALTGDAKLLNTYLLMAEKDRNLVMDTLVFSSQQIAERRILKLESEFLTAEMDGNFLPTAAYKDISSILEEYKLYFFENEASRSAYYEKKPVKPSLNRYQIDYAVETRNLSRFLAFLSPDVYVSRGAKAEGVFKMDNTAFLTLDAVADTVRYGTNEFVKAEVDVTTSKFVNSAEVLASMLVTSERQRISVLVPTEKLEIEGAWDVDHINFSGALHQVSSTNDANLAGEIRFLPAGLDIVFKNSKLNLLEETWNVPSESFISIVGKDITMSNLGLVSGKQRIFVNGTASEDPDKSLMLDIKNFKLASLNPVLTTQLAGIMDGSARVKDVYHSVVLDANVNIESLGYGQYEFGNLAGTGEWDQGRSELEIDAQLNKNARRVFNLTGAYRPKQHENTLDLKAIFNNFDFKALEPFATGLVSDISGTAKGVVTIKGVVNAPVLDGSLMVDKGRMKFDYLQSVFTFSDKINFTESEITSDNMLITDADGNTANLRGGVFHDSFKYFSLGFNADLKNFKILNTTAKDNTTFYGTAYVTGPVAVFGPIDNLNIEANVTSNKGTKIHIPLDGATEVATQDYIQFVSKMPPPDSTAGTGDSAARNQVVGGIKMDFNFNLTPDATCEIIFDRQTGDIIRGNGSGRLNLNIDTKGDFTMAGTYEIERGEYNFTLQNVINKKFNIKPGSRIVWSGDPYGAQLDVKAGYTQMVSLAGVLPNTSTTQSGNDALSRRYPVEVTIALSEQLMSPQIRYDLKVLDNPSLSDYRGQLEAFQNKLKSDEQELSRQVSSLLLVNQLLPEASLAAVGSQNFLGSSISELVSNQISRWASGINENLEVGVSGLSLDQNALNNLQLRFSYRFLNDRFRVTRDGRFTSGTQSASGASQYDAASLLGEWTLEYWLNPSGSVRVKAYNRNVLNSLVMNSVTTGGVSMQFTHSFNRISLMPKPSVKIPYVPDSTRQDTTVNKMISNKDPTR, from the coding sequence ATGTTAAAATTCCTGAAGGCGTTTGGTAATGGTCTGATCGTAGTGATCATCTTCGCGCTGCTGGCGTTGGGAATTATTACCATTGCGCTTCAACTCCCTTCGGTCCAAACATGGGCAGTTCAGCGTGTTACCCGCGACGTTTCCGAAAAACTGGGTTATCCCATCACCATTCAAAAAGTCAATATCAAGTGGTTTGACGTCGTTTCGCTTGAAGGAATTTCAGTAAAAGATACGCGCCAGAAGGATATGATCGACGTCGGCCGGATTGACGTCAACCTGGATCTCAATAACATCATTGAAAATGCTGCGAAAGAAATTTATCTCGATGAGGTAAATGTGTTTCAACCCAATGTGCGGCTGGCGGTGCTGCCTCAATCCGGCTCGCTGAACATTGACGGCTTTATAGAACGCATTAACCAGCTCACCGCCCCGGCCGTTCCGCGCCCCAAAAACGCACCCGAAAATAATACGCCATTTATTATTGGTAAATCAAAAGTCATCGACGGAACATTCCGCTATGACGATCCGCGCCAGCCTCGTGACAGAGGCGCAAGGACATTTGATTACTCTCATTTTGAGTTAAATAAATTAAATGGCGACCTGAGAAATTTTCTGGTGCAGGGGGACACGATTTCCTTTCTGGCCAGAAATCTGGAAACGGTTGATAAACAGACCGGCTTGACGATGCATGATCTGAAATCGCGCTTTTTGTTTTGTCAAAAGAAGATGGAACTAAAAGAGCTGGACGCACATATCGGCAATTCCCATTTGAAAGACGAAGTCATATTTTATTATAACAGATCGGGTGAGCTCGGTGATTTTAACCATAAAGTCCGGATGAAAGGACATTTGGTTGGCAGCCGCATTGACTCGAAGGATCTCGGACTTTTTTCGAGTTATGTTGATAAACTAAGTGAAACCTGGCGCATATCCGGCGATTTTAATGGCAAGGTGGACGATTTCATGGTTTCGGACATGGACCTGCATTTCGGAAGAGGCAGTCGTCTAGTCGGGAATGTTGGTTTTCAGGGACTTCCCACGATAGAAGGCGTGAAAATGGACATTCAATTGTCGCTTTCGAAAGTGGAGCCGATGGACATTGTCCAGTATTATCCTGAATGGGATATGCATGAGAAACTTTCAAAATTTGGGCTTACGTTGCTGGATGGCACATTCAAGGGAACGCTCGAAGATTTCGCGCTGAATGCTTCCGCTTCCTCGGATATGGGCGAAGTGGCGGGCGATCTTGTGTTTCACATTGCCGACGCGCAGTCGACAACTTATTCAGGGACGATTAAAACGGCTGCATTTAAGTTGGGGAAGTTGCTGGATGACGAGGAAACCTGGCAGGAACTGGACTTCGACGGAAAGGTTTTTGGAAAAGGAACAGAGCTGAAATTCGCTTCTACCGACATGAATGCGACCGTCGGCCGGATTGGTTTTCAGCATTATAATTACAAAAACATACAGCTCAAAGGAAATATCCAAAACCAGTATTTCAATGGGCAGGTCATTGCGAGGGATAGCAATCTGATCGCCAACATTGAAGGCGAATTCGACCTCTCCAAGGCGCAGAATGCGTTTGATGTGCAAGGCGTTGTTGAAAAAGCGAATCTGAAAGAACTTGGTTTTGTAAAGGAGGGCATTACGTTGCGTACGCAACTGAATATTAATCTGTCAGGCAACACTTTGGACGCGCTCACGGGCGATGCAAAGCTCCTTAACACGTATTTGCTGATGGCCGAAAAGGATAGAAACCTCGTGATGGACACATTGGTCTTCTCGTCTCAGCAAATTGCTGAAAGGCGCATTTTGAAATTAGAAAGCGAGTTTCTGACTGCCGAAATGGACGGTAATTTCCTTCCCACAGCGGCATATAAGGATATCAGCAGCATTTTGGAAGAATATAAACTTTACTTTTTCGAAAACGAAGCCAGCAGATCTGCGTACTATGAAAAAAAGCCTGTTAAGCCGTCGTTAAACCGATATCAGATCGATTATGCCGTCGAAACGAGGAACTTATCCCGGTTTCTCGCATTTTTAAGCCCTGATGTTTATGTTTCCAGAGGCGCGAAGGCGGAAGGTGTTTTCAAAATGGATAACACGGCTTTTTTGACACTCGATGCGGTTGCGGACACGGTTCGTTACGGCACAAATGAGTTTGTGAAAGCGGAAGTAGATGTTACGACCTCCAAGTTTGTAAATTCAGCAGAAGTACTCGCCTCCATGCTCGTAACGTCTGAAAGGCAAAGGATCAGCGTTTTGGTCCCAACGGAGAAGCTGGAAATTGAAGGGGCCTGGGATGTGGATCACATTAATTTTAGTGGCGCATTACACCAGGTAAGTAGCACAAATGATGCTAATCTTGCGGGAGAGATCCGGTTCCTGCCCGCCGGTTTGGACATCGTTTTCAAAAACTCAAAACTCAATTTGCTCGAGGAAACCTGGAATGTTCCCTCTGAAAGCTTCATTTCCATTGTCGGAAAAGACATTACCATGTCTAATCTGGGGTTGGTTAGCGGCAAGCAGCGGATTTTCGTAAATGGCACAGCGTCCGAAGATCCGGATAAAAGTCTGATGCTGGATATAAAAAACTTCAAGCTGGCGAGTTTAAATCCGGTTTTAACAACACAGTTAGCAGGAATCATGGATGGTTCGGCCAGAGTGAAAGATGTTTATCATAGCGTCGTGCTGGATGCGAATGTCAACATTGAGAGCCTGGGTTACGGCCAGTATGAGTTTGGTAACCTGGCCGGGACCGGCGAATGGGACCAGGGCAGGAGCGAGCTTGAAATTGATGCACAGCTTAATAAAAATGCGCGCAGGGTGTTTAATCTCACTGGTGCTTACCGTCCAAAACAGCATGAAAACACGCTGGACCTGAAAGCGATTTTCAATAATTTTGACTTCAAAGCATTGGAACCGTTTGCAACCGGCCTGGTTTCGGATATTAGCGGAACAGCAAAAGGGGTGGTAACAATCAAAGGCGTTGTCAACGCGCCGGTTCTGGATGGTTCACTAATGGTTGATAAGGGCCGGATGAAATTCGATTATCTGCAATCGGTCTTTACATTTAGTGATAAAATCAATTTTACGGAAAGTGAGATCACCTCTGATAATATGCTCATTACGGATGCGGACGGGAACACGGCCAATTTAAGAGGAGGGGTTTTTCATGATAGTTTCAAATATTTTTCACTTGGTTTCAATGCCGATTTGAAGAATTTTAAAATACTCAATACAACTGCGAAGGATAATACCACATTTTACGGAACTGCTTATGTGACAGGTCCCGTTGCAGTGTTCGGCCCTATTGATAACCTCAACATTGAGGCGAATGTAACCAGTAACAAAGGCACCAAAATCCACATTCCGCTCGATGGCGCGACGGAAGTTGCCACACAGGATTATATTCAATTCGTAAGCAAAATGCCTCCGCCCGACAGCACCGCCGGCACAGGTGATTCCGCGGCAAGAAATCAGGTCGTGGGCGGAATTAAAATGGATTTCAATTTCAATTTAACGCCTGATGCCACCTGCGAAATTATTTTCGACAGACAAACCGGCGACATTATCCGCGGAAATGGCAGCGGCAGGCTGAACCTCAACATTGATACAAAAGGCGATTTTACGATGGCCGGAACGTATGAAATCGAAAGAGGGGAATACAATTTCACACTTCAGAATGTGATCAACAAGAAATTCAACATTAAACCCGGCAGCCGCATCGTTTGGTCTGGTGACCCATATGGCGCACAACTGGATGTAAAAGCGGGCTATACGCAGATGGTTTCGCTAGCCGGAGTGCTCCCCAATACAAGCACGACACAGTCGGGTAACGATGCATTATCGCGCCGTTATCCCGTTGAGGTGACGATCGCTCTATCGGAACAGTTGATGTCGCCGCAGATTCGTTATGATCTTAAAGTCCTCGATAACCCTTCATTAAGCGATTATCGAGGACAATTGGAAGCATTTCAGAATAAATTGAAGTCGGACGAACAGGAATTGAGCAGGCAGGTGAGTAGTCTGTTGCTGGTAAACCAGTTACTTCCGGAGGCAAGTCTTGCGGCTGTGGGAAGCCAGAATTTCCTCGGCAGCAGCATCAGTGAACTGGTTTCCAATCAGATCAGTCGCTGGGCTTCGGGGATCAATGAGAATCTGGAAGTTGGCGTTTCGGGGCTTTCTTTGGATCAGAATGCACTTAATAACCTGCAATTGCGGTTTTCCTATCGTTTTCTCAATGATCGTTTTCGCGTGACGCGTGACGGACGCTTTACTTCGGGAACACAAAGTGCCAGCGGGGCTTCGCAGTATGATGCGGCCAGTTTATTGGGTGAATGGACTTTGGAATACTGGCTCAACCCCAGCGGCTCGGTGCGCGTGAAAGCCTATAACCGCAATGTGCTGAACTCACTTGTAATGAACTCTGTCACAACGGGCGGCGTAAGTATGCAGTTTACACACAGTTTCAACCGCATTTCTCTTATGCCAAAACCGTCTGTTAAGATTCCTTACGTCCCGGATTCAACCAGACAGGATACGACGGTCAACAAAATGATCTCCAACAAAGACCCTACACGCTAG
- a CDS encoding acyl-CoA thioesterase, with translation MLFTAELSEMPVEAESRVIIRFQDCDPLMHLNNSKYFEYFFNAREDQVSKLYGFSFEAMFRELRTSWVVYQHQIAYVRPALISEWVRITSRVIYYNEDTMVTEYFMTNDLRTELKTMLWTTSKHISITTGKRVPHPVEVMDYLKATCVPDLDFPNMQFNDRIHAIKHGLSAGTSV, from the coding sequence ATGCTTTTTACCGCTGAACTATCTGAAATGCCAGTCGAGGCAGAATCTCGGGTGATCATCCGTTTTCAGGATTGTGACCCGCTGATGCATTTGAACAACTCTAAATATTTCGAGTATTTTTTCAATGCACGGGAAGATCAGGTTTCCAAGCTTTATGGATTCAGTTTCGAAGCCATGTTCCGAGAGCTTCGGACGAGCTGGGTGGTTTATCAGCATCAGATTGCGTATGTACGTCCCGCGCTGATCAGCGAATGGGTGCGGATTACGTCCCGGGTGATTTATTACAACGAAGACACCATGGTTACGGAATATTTTATGACCAACGATCTCCGTACCGAGCTCAAAACAATGCTTTGGACCACTTCCAAGCACATTAGCATTACCACAGGCAAAAGAGTCCCGCATCCGGTGGAGGTGATGGATTACCTGAAAGCGACTTGCGTGCCTGATCTGGATTTCCCCAATATGCAGTTTAATGATCGCATTCACGCGATCAAGCATGGCTTATCGGCCGGAACTAGCGTGTAG